The nucleotide sequence CAGTTATTATAATATTGCGCTCAGATATAaaagccaaatatttttttccactcTTTCACATGAAAATCATTCGTTGAGGAGGGAAATATGTGTGTATGCAAAAGAGGATGAAAAAAGGGTCACGCCACCCTCATACAATTCAGGAATCTCCTTGAGCAAGCATCTTCAGATCCATTACAATTCAAATACACTCGGGCGGGTGGTAGAATGGGGTGGTtcaaggaatgaaaaaaaatcacaagaaaaaaaatcttttctgcaGACAAACACGAGAATCTGGGTGTAAAATTACCTCGCCTCAGTGAATATTGAGAATTGGCGAAAATTTAGAGGCTTTTccaacatgaaaaaaaaatggtttgttACAAGATTTTCACTCATGCTTTTTTACCCCATCTCTGGAGGTgccattgaaaaaattaaatcaacGGAAAAATTCACACCATCTTCAAGGGTACAATTATACTGCAGTTGAAGATTGAGGGGGTGTGAGATCCAGAGCAAAAGCTACGTCAGGCGATAATTAATGCCAGCATTTAGCAACGAGAGTATTTTCACAAAAGCCACACATTAAGTGCATACGGGAAAAATGCAGTGAACCTGGCAGGAATCAATCGTTAATTGATAGAATATTGTTGGTTTCTTTGGAGCTGCATGAAAATCCCATCCTGCTGTGCATTTATACATCCGTCGGCAAATTTTAATTGGGTGAGAAATCCACATTTTCTTGTTTGTTTCATAAAGGTAATGATGCTTAAGAAGTCGTCTGTGAAAGTCTTAACAGgtgagatgtttttttttattatataataataGTGAATAATGTAATTTACGGCATCTTATCCTTCTAATGGAACTTAACAACTTaatgaaaaagttaaattaaaataaagtatATAAACATGGAGTTTCATTTCACAAACAAGAAATTTAATAGCTCTTTTTAAATACAAAGGGAAAATTGTGTTATTAAATCATATTCTCTAAAAAgatagaaatattgaaaaagaatattgtaataaaaaaacctatataaggtaaagtgccttcaagtcgaccggttccttaattcaaccggtagagttatttaatcaatttatttatatttacactaatatttagcgtatgatctaacattaataggtctattatatcataaataaatacgaatcagtgacaattttataaaaaatcaccatcaaatattcaaatattgaccaccggtcgagtcaaggaaccggtcgactcgagggcactttactgTATTACAAAAAGGCAATTATGCCcaccgcacaataacttttcttttgtaaatatgtttttgaaaatttcagtgagaatgaatgaaatataaatctagtcatctcgctctctctcacaggaaattttgaaaacatgtttactaacaaaAGTATTGTGCATTGACCATTATGTATACGTATagttaaattaaaacaaaaaggtTACAGAACAGCTCGAGCTGTGTAAACagtaacaaaattaattaaatcttaTATTTATATACGAAAAACCAACAAAATTATGATGAAAAAATTGTTCTTCAAATGAATTTACAACtgtaaatattacaaaaaaaaatgatagcataatatcataataaatttatgataAGTTTTATGTATGTCTGACGATTGAGATTTCTAAAAATCTTTTCTtagatttaagaaaaaacttcgTAAGTTTTATTCAAACTAAAGGCACTTGCAATTctctttcttaaaatattattttatttttttgttattataaaaaaaaaattgtaagtaagCACTAACTTGGATTTATGGCTCTTTTCCTGATCGTTTTTCTTTAgtctagaaataaaaatttaaactacTTTTTTAAGACTCTTAAAACATTAAACTTTCttcatttttaactgctcgaactccaggagagagcagttttcacgatcgtgttttttttttcaatttctcgcaatcctggctgccaaacggtaagagatattgacaaaTTAAACTCCACCCCttctaacccctccaaaaacatattttttgactttgcaaaaaattggccctggcaatttcattaatttttggatatattttagaggtagtcgagctgaatatttcgtccttcgacacctatcaccggaaaaatcgccatcttgaattattcaagggcAAATCTCAACctccctggagggcctaattttgaacggatttggttaaatttggacttttttgaaaggtcttgaaattctgaacccgactgcatcggtcacaatcggtggtGGATCGGTAAAGTAACAGTAATAGCCGTGATTTAAAAATACTCTTTTTCGCacttcagtcttttgacccatataaaattcaaacggtaggagatatcaacttccggtcttcggtgacccctcctcaaatgacattacctcgaaaCTAATCTCTTTAGTTTTCCCTCCTCTCCTTTCATGCGTTCTCTATCTCCCAAAAATATGTAATTTAGCACAATTGGTTTGTAGAGCTAAAGTATAACATGATAAGATCTAGTTTCATTTACAAATAGGAGACAAAACACAATTTTaaagctgtcccaattcaaaggtgccccacttcaaaAGCGCCCCACTTACTCCTATaatgctttatttatttttttttatgtaaatctGAAACTAATTTATGAGACAATTGTATATTAAATATACATTTAATGTAACATTCagcgaattttgaaaatattacaaaaattacaaaaaaaatttagattcgATTAACGTAAAATTACGGTTAATTAAGTTtatgctacactgagaaaaaatgggaatgcgattaacttttttttctcataactttaacactttttaggtgtaaaaatatatcaacattttttaatgttaatttgacacctttttaagggtaaaattaacatgaaaaagggtaaatttaacccctaatacacctaaaaagcataatatttacaccgatttcggatcaatactgcagggtaaaattaacatttctggaatgttgttttaactttttcggatttctctcactcagtgtattaGTAAAGACTATTTAATTTGACTTTAAACTGCAAGGATCTGAAATTGAGAATGCCTATAACTTGATAGAGTTTACAGTACCGCTCTCAATTTctgttttaattagaaaaacgaCTAAAGCTTGAATTAATCTCTAtttgaattttctatgaaaTGATCAACAACACTATTTTTTCAAATGtgcttcaaataaatttaacttATTTATATGGATGAAAAACAATAGTAGATTTTTGATATATCCATACTacatataggggaaggctttgaggCTTATCAtacactctagcttcgaacatttcatattttctcttattcctttaatgaatctgacttattttATTCAGGAAATGTGTTACTCAATACTtgtagttattaaaatatattgccataggcgccataggtcagattcatttggattcattaaaggaatattgaaaaaatatgaaatgtttgaagtcagagtatgtgcgaaacccGGAAGATTTCCCCTATACTGTGATAAATTAACTAAGCCTAATTTTACtccaagaaatatttaaatatgttttattctGAACATgcatttctaaaaatttgttaaaaaattggtaATCCCGATAATCACTACACATACACACGCACAGGTAGTTTcatttatttggaaaaaaaaaacatattcacaaacaaattatgtaattttaagAGTAGGACATCCGGTATCATATTGTAcataattttctcattttatttttaaatgtgaaATGCCTAAAATAACTCTTTGGTATGGAGTTGTTTTATCCAAGAATTTAACGAGATTCATTTTGAACACTAAAGTACTAAAATATCAGAAAACGCTGCTGCCATCTCCACATTAGTTGCTCAATTACGGATTTTTAGATGTTTTAAATTCAAAGAAGCATTTATgcgtttttcacaaaattatgtaCATTTGATaaagattaattaaattaacaataaaaacgTGTGTCTTATAAGAAATCACTAAATCTTCATTTCTTATTGAAATTGTCCTGTTGGCTTGTTTCTTTTCACTCATATTTTACAGATTAACTTCAAGATTATGAACAAGATGAATATTATTAAAGTGTTGTTATCCCAtacataaattattttactcCCCACTGAGATTCCATTGAGCTTCAATTGGTGTTACTGAAAACTTTCCTATAAAGATCGTCCAAATCTTCTAAATCTAAATGATCTCTATTGCATGTTCAATTTACCGTCTCGAAAAATATCTCAGTTTCTTAGGAATAATAAGTATTGGATTTCAGAGTGGAGATAGTATTTATTTGGTGAATTACTTAATCAAAACACTATGGTTTGCCATTGAAATATTATCTTATTTGTGCAGTCAAGAAGGGACATTGTCTGAAGTTCCTGGGAGATATTTTGTGCGAAAATATCTTTGATTATGTAACAATGGAAAAATAGTATCAGATAACAATCTTTTGATTGTGaggtgaaatttttaatttaaaagaaaattacataatagAGAACCTTCCAGTGAAATCCTATACATATTGATGCATCCGGTATAGACCGGGATTTCTTATAGCActctattaaaaattatttgggtGAGTGAAAAGACCAATTCGTCCAGCGACaacaatatttattcaattaccATAAAACTTTCCACTCATAAATTCTTCACATATGAACTCTGTGATATTAGTTTTCTGGGTGAGAAAAATATCGCATTCGCGAGAGATTCTGAGGGAGAGATTCCTGGTGGTACGTGCTTAATCCTTCTTGAGACTCTGCTTGATGATGCTCAGGTGGTTCGCCTTGAAGCAGTTGAAGCCACGGAAGACCCAGGTGCATTTGTCGTCCTTGTTGGGATTGGCATCGGCACACTTAACAATCTGCTCACGAACCTTCTCCTTTTCTCCTCCCTGTCCCAATTGCTCCACAAGGTGTTCAATGTTGTAGCCAGTCTCATCGTTGAACAGTTCCATGTTGTTGAAGATGCACTTGATGTAGCACCTAGTCTTCTCATCAtctgtgaaattccacttcttGTACTCCGTCACGGCAGATTCCTCAATTTTCAGCTCATCTACACATTTGGTACGGTGCTTTGCAAGATCCTCAGCAGTCTGGATGCGCCATTCGGCATAGCACTGAGAAGAGAAAAATCCAGATAAATATCAAGGAACACTTTGGGTAACTAAATCAGTTCAATGCAAAAATTACACCTACCATGGCCAGAAGGGTGAAATAAACCACAAGAACAGCCTTCATAGTTGGTTGGGAATTTAAGGAATAATAATGCTCTAATGGGAGACTTGAACGGTACGGGACAAGAACTAGAACTGCTTCTATTCAGCTGCAGTGATGCTTTTATACTGTCTGTCGATCCCGGCATCGGAATCTGGAAGCCTCCATAATATTTATCTTATTCAGTTCAATTAAATTATGTATTGAAGATTATAGTCACATGCCAGAGACGAACTTTTTTGTCACATCGCTCTCCCACTCATTAATCTTGCCATCTTGACCATGAACTTGATCACCACATCCCGCCAATATCATTCATCAGTCGCCGATTGTGACTATTTCTGTGCCAAGTCTCATAAGTCTTTTATTTTAATCACCCAAAAATAGACAAAAACCACCGTCTAATTTCGTCCAAAAAACCGGTGGCAGAAATTTTGCAGACCGGTACGAGTTCGCTCCTGAAGTCTTATGTGAGTGGAATAGTTTGTTATCACCAACAGCAAATAAATCATACATAAACAAAACTGCACAAAGTATggtattaaacaaaattgaaagattttccACTCGGGTGGTCAGAGCAAATAAGAAATGATTGTGGGTATTGTGGGTTGTGTATTCTGTACATCATATTCCTTCTAATGTTCCACATACTAAAGGTCAATCACTGATCTTGAAAAAATACCGGCAGCCGGGAAGAATTGATAATTCCGCACAGATCTCTGTATACAATTAACCTTTGCCTTTTCAGAGGGATGAAATAATGTGAAGCGTAAAAAATATCTTATCACGTGGATTaagtaaatttcaattaaattggcgcattgaaataaaaatttaggagATAAGATGTAAACTTACAATGTCTCTGtgtataaaattgtttattatgaGATTATGATACATGTTATTCGCCACAGTTCCTGTACGAAATACTGCAAAACAAAGTCACATGCATATTATTAtgtatattaataaaattccaacaaattgaaaaattggctAGTAAATTGAAACAAATCAACGGGAATTTGTGTTAggaataaatgaaataaaacaaCATTAGCAATTAGGTAAAAGAATTATGGGGTTACTCAATAGGTTAAATTTTTGCAAGATGACATACTTCTAGTGCTTAAGATAACGacgataaaaatatttaacataCGAATTCTACATTCGACAAAAAGAGAAAGATATGAGgcaaattaaccctttaaggacgattggaacgcCGGTATcccacaaagaaaataatttttcctgattacctagagttatttttttcttatgtctgtacataattgtaaagtagaaggtttaaggaatctagaatattttttgcaagtctctagctatttgctatgtagttatttaagctcaaaaatggcgaatttttaaattctcaaatttataattgattttatttattttttatacttccaattttttttaagaaaaaccctttttgcaaTAACaattacaatactcatacgtaatattttttattaaagcgaaaaatattattcattgtcattgtcagaaaaattacttaaatttttgggctatttttgtccctattgttcgtagaagcacaaaatacaccgaatcagactctgttggactttccaaggttaaatgtaagacttatcattcatTATgcttctcagtttaatttttattgttgattttcagtccgtaaaaagcgTCTCGTTGTTAAGGGTTAATacattgtgaattatttttgcatggtTGTTAGGGTTGTTAGTATGTTTTACAGTCTATAAATGTTTTGagatgataaaaataaaataattacatatCATCAGTCAAGGAAAAAATATTAGTATAATAAAATCACTTTAGGGATTAGAGAATGGAGCTTTAATGCAAGCCTgtatatttatagaaaatatttttaggacaATAAATGAGAAATTGAGCttatacattttcttttcatatttctaaatttttaaatgaaacaacCGTTACGTAGTTATGGTCTAAAGTTACGtagttaggtgtgattcttacataatcacacctattctTTTAATATTCATATCTTTGGATTAAgttgtaaaaaatgttgatctTCGTGGAACTTAATATGggcttttttttagatttcccTTAATTCAACACAAGCAAACCTacacctttaaccctttaagtttTTAGAGTAATTTTGAGCTTGCCAAAAATTaccttattttagaatttttgaaaaaaacatgaTGAGAATTAGTAGCTCtatatgggccaatccatctcaaaacgaccgaaaaaatcgcaaatcgaggggtcatggtcttagatgtttttgaattttacatatgttaaagtacacgataaaataatatacccctatttttttttcgtctgaaaaaaattcctggccagagatacatggcgtcaaagatggcgcctcgcgcttcattcctcaattgcgatttttagcaaatattttaaaatgctctatttcgggaacgggttgagatttcttcttactctttttttatttgaaagataattttatactctttaaaacgatatacttgattttgcattatctgcttaagtttttttgtaacggtcttttaaaaaaattttaaaaaaatttaaaaattaatttttctcaaaaaccccattctaaaaaaatttgatttttttactgttgatcagtaacattgagtactatattcgctgaaaaggcgagcttccacttttgcacttacttttttttttttaaatatttgaaaaattaccatatttttcaaaataaaaaataaccagctaaactcaaaattttgagttcaacttttcagggaatatagtactccacaatacttataaatagccaaaaaatcaaaatttttcgaaatcaagtttttgaaaaaaaaaaaatttttttttgagttataaataaaaatgtcttttattgacaaaaatcaaactttaagatacatttgacacatgtgtcaatatgtagatttttttttaaacggaatttcaaatttttttttttaaattttttcaaaaataatccaaaaaaatttccaattttttttttgaaaaactaaaagaaaacaaaaaaaacataattagtacataattagtttaatatgatttaaaggcttatttttgtcaataaaagacatttttatttaaaactcaaaaagaattttttttttcaaaaacttgatttcgaaaaattttgattttttggctgtttataagtattgtggagtactatattccctgaaaagttgaactcaaaattttgagtttaactggttatttttaattttgaaaatatgataatttttcaaatattttaaaaaaaaagtaagtgcaaaagtggaagctcgccttttcagggaatgtagtactcaatgttactgatcaacagcaaaaaaatcaaaatttttgagaatggggtttttgagaaaaattaatttttaatttttttcaaattttttttaaaataccgttacaaaaaaactttagcagataatgcaaaatcaagtatatcgttttaaagattataaaattatctttcaaataaaaaaaagagtaagaagaaatctcaacccgttcccgaaatagagcattttaaaatatttgctaaaaatcgcaattgaggaatgaagcgcgaggcgccatctttgacgccatgtatctctggccaggaatttttttcagacgaaaaaaaaaaataggggtatattattttatcgtgtactttaacatatgtaaaattcagaaacatctaagaccatgaagggtacccctatggtcgtcttgagatggattggcccatataGGAATTACGactaaaattaaactaaattttactCTTTCCCCGTATCAAAAAAACAAGTCACgtttgaataaaatttgaggATAGGAATGGTTCtaggaaatatttttgttactggtAAATATCATATGTGTGAACTACCCTCAATGTTCTGCAGTGCTAATACAGTAGTAgtctctcgctaattcggctcttttaagattgggttactttttaattcgggcagcagttaaatttgaaaaaagtttgttaataTCTTCCAGATTTGATTATGAtaatcgaatgaagcaaatatgcttaaatttgccacggtttgtcttagttgtgatatgattttgcattattaagaggttttcatgtgatttataataaatatgagTACGTAAACTTATTGTGACTATACAAATGAACAAAatatcgttgcatttcaaacagtttgtcgtccgaatttctctgtaattctggtgacatttcggtcccaaattcccgaatttgatagagtctactgtaatttcagTTAAAATGTGGTCAAAATGCAGttataattttcgtcaaaatgtgCTTATAATTTCTGTCAAAATGTTTCGTAATGTGGTTATAATTTCCGTCAAAATGTGATTATAATTTTCGTCTAAATTTGCTCATAATTTCTCTCAAAAAGATATCATAATGTGGTTATAATACTCGTTAAAATATGGTCATTATGTAGTTGTGATTCCTGTCAAAGTCTGGTTctattctttttcaaaatgtggccattataaggtaaagtatcctatgtcgacaatttaaggatagattttgtgagaaacttatgaaaaaatagttataatttgtgttttttgatatggtttttacctaaaactatagactagatcagaggtgtgcaaaaaccgttaaaaccgaataaacgtcaaagtaAGTTTGTCcagatagcgttttgaccattaacgtacaagtttcttttgacgtttgttcggtttcaaaggGTTCTTGCACATCTCTGGACTAGATCCTTATctatttaattttgaacttcatttagtcattatataattataaattataaaaaattaaaatgtttaaaaaatgcgaagtgttcttctactcgaccgcctggggttcctctactcgaccacccattttttcttaaaattaaacaaatcacaaaactaTAAAGTCACTGATTTAACTTTGGCTTGTTTAACACATTATGAatagcacttaaaatttagttaatcattaaaataaatagggaaactcACTTTTGTGAATTCTTTCATAAGTATAGAAcaacattcaagtgaaaaaagcttcacttgctatgattcgtcgaccggtcgaattgaggaacaatttatttga is from Phlebotomus papatasi isolate M1 chromosome 1, Ppap_2.1, whole genome shotgun sequence and encodes:
- the LOC129809475 gene encoding general odorant-binding protein 99a; translation: MKAVLVVYFTLLAMCYAEWRIQTAEDLAKHRTKCVDELKIEESAVTEYKKWNFTDDEKTRCYIKCIFNNMELFNDETGYNIEHLVEQLGQGGEKEKVREQIVKCADANPNKDDKCTWVFRGFNCFKANHLSIIKQSLKKD